Proteins encoded within one genomic window of Pongo abelii isolate AG06213 chromosome 18, NHGRI_mPonAbe1-v2.0_pri, whole genome shotgun sequence:
- the LOC129050771 gene encoding uncharacterized protein LOC129050771: protein MGAPAQGCRSRLRSSWRSVQVMRRRWKAWNSLCSCRFFLFLSAENVNTFPRFLDTSRCPQLKVGIMAFFSMVYHLTRQGSNQPPPRQPSCPRLEAILLSLLPAAPLLLLIFFLNYWHTFGHLPCRHNGAPDTMETRDPTDLGSCRGQAKVQEDQKESNLPHPE from the coding sequence ATGGGTGCCCCGGCCCAAGGCTGCAGGTCCAGGCTGCGGTCCAGTTGGCGCTCGGTGCAGGTTATGCGACGCCGCTGGAAGGCCTGGAACAGCCTCTGCAGCTGCCGCTTCTTCCTTTTCCTAAGCGCCGAAAACGTGAACACTTTCCCAAGGTTTTTAGATACGTCCAGGTGCCCCCAGCTGAAGGTGGGGATAATGGCATTCTTCAGCATGGTTTATCACCTCACCCGCCAGGGCAGCAACCAGCCCCCGCCTCGCCAACCCAGCTGCCCCAGGCTGGAGGCGATCCTGTTGAGCCTCCTCCCTGCAGCtccactcctcctcctcatcttcttcCTCAACTACTGGCATACTTTTGGTCATCTTCCTTGTCGTCACAATGGGGCGCCTGACACCATGGAGACCCGGGACCCCACTGATCTTGGGTCCTGCAGGGGTCAGGCGAAAGTGCAGGAAGACCAGAAGGAAAGTAATCTGCCGCATCCAGAATGA